The genomic interval TGCTCACGGGCATGGGCCGCGACGGCGCAATCGGCCTGAAGGCAATGCGCGCGAAAGGCTGGTACACGATCGCGCAGGACGAGGCGACCAGCGCGGTTTATGGCATGCCGAAGGCGGCCGCCGCGCTGCTCGCCGCGCGCACGATCCTGCCGCTCGACGCGATCGCGCCCGAACTACGCGGCCGGATTGCACTCAGACGCTTCTGACCCTTTGCCGATTTCGCGCCGACCGTAACGAAGCCCGTGTGAAAAGTGTGTGAAACCCATGCGTTTTGTTTAACTCTCACCCGCGAGAAGCCGTAAACACCGTAGACGCGATAGAAACCGCGAACGAGATCATGACCGAGAAGCCTACTCCCGCTCCCAGCGCAGTGCTCGCACCCGGCGCCGGCAATCCCGACGACACGTCGCTCGACGTGGCGCTGGAAGCCGTGCGCACGGCGCTCGAGGAGCCGCTGCCCAACGTCGAAGTGCCGATGATGGTGCTGCTCGTCGACGACCAGGCGATCGTTGCCGAGGCCGTGCGCCGCGCGCTGTCGAGCGAGCGCGAGATCGACTTCCACTATTGCGCGCATCCGGAGCAGGCGGTCAAGACCGCCGAGCAGGTGCGCCCGACCGTGATCCTGCAGGATCTGGTGATGCCGGGCACCGACGGCCTCACGCTCGTGCGCGCGTATCGCGCCAACGAAGCCACGCGCGACGTGCCCATCATCGTGCTCTCGACCAAGGAGGAGCCCGCGATCAAGAGCGCCGCCTTCGCCGCGGGCGCCAACGACTACCTCGTGAAGCTGCCCGACAGCATCGAGCTGATCGCGCGCGTCAAGTACCACTCGCGGTCGTACGTGACGGTGCTGCAGCGCGACGAGGCGTATCGCGCGTTGCGCCGTTCGCAGCAGGAATTGCTCAAGGCGAACCTCGAACTGCGCCGCCTCACGCATTCGGATGGCCTGACCGGTCTCTCGAACCGCCGTTATCTCGACGAATTCCTGAGCGCCGAATGGAAGCGCGCGCTGCGCGAGCGCACCGAGATTTCGCTGCTGATGATCGACGTCGATTACTTCAAGCCCTATAACGACACCTACGGTCACGTGGCCGGCGACAACGTGCTGCGCTCGGTCGC from Paraburkholderia acidisoli carries:
- a CDS encoding response regulator translates to MTEKPTPAPSAVLAPGAGNPDDTSLDVALEAVRTALEEPLPNVEVPMMVLLVDDQAIVAEAVRRALSSEREIDFHYCAHPEQAVKTAEQVRPTVILQDLVMPGTDGLTLVRAYRANEATRDVPIIVLSTKEEPAIKSAAFAAGANDYLVKLPDSIELIARVKYHSRSYVTVLQRDEAYRALRRSQQELLKANLELRRLTHSDGLTGLSNRRYLDEFLSAEWKRALRERTEISLLMIDVDYFKPYNDTYGHVAGDNVLRSVATTIRREIRQPRDLVARFGGEEFAVVLPGTGSAGARLLAEKMRQDVAGLALPHIGSAVSEHLTISIGAATLTPAPGLAETSLIEEADVALYRAKRDGRNRVAYSTQVSGRE